A part of Streptomyces sp. NBC_01235 genomic DNA contains:
- the ychF gene encoding redox-regulated ATPase YchF — translation MSLTIGIVGLPNVGKSTLFNALTKNDVLAANYPFATIEPNVGVVGVPDARLTKLAEIFGSQRILPATVDFVDIAGIVKGASEGEGLGNKFLANIRESDAICQVIRAFKDENVVHVDGKVSPKDDIETINTELILADLQTIEKVLPRLQKESRIKKDVAPKVAAVEAAKEILERGDTLFSQGIVQDSGNEELLHDLHLLTTKPFLYVFNVDEDELVDEDFKAEQRALVAPAEAIFLNAKLEADLAELDEEDAMELLESVGAEEPGLTTLARVGFKTLGLQTYLTAGPKESRAWTIKRGATAPEAAGVIHTDFQKGFIKAEVISFADLVETGSVAEARAKGKARMEGKEYVMQDGDVVEFRFNV, via the coding sequence GTGTCGCTCACGATCGGAATCGTCGGTCTGCCGAATGTCGGCAAGTCGACCCTGTTCAACGCCCTGACCAAGAACGACGTGCTGGCGGCCAACTACCCGTTCGCCACGATCGAGCCCAACGTGGGTGTGGTCGGCGTCCCCGACGCGCGCCTGACCAAGCTGGCGGAGATCTTCGGTTCGCAGCGGATCCTCCCGGCGACCGTCGACTTCGTCGACATCGCGGGCATCGTGAAGGGTGCCTCCGAGGGCGAGGGCCTGGGCAACAAGTTCCTCGCGAACATCCGCGAGTCCGACGCGATCTGCCAGGTCATCCGCGCCTTCAAGGACGAGAACGTCGTCCACGTCGACGGCAAGGTCTCGCCCAAGGACGACATCGAGACGATCAACACCGAGCTGATCCTCGCAGACCTCCAGACGATCGAGAAGGTCCTGCCGCGCCTGCAGAAGGAGTCGCGGATCAAGAAGGACGTCGCTCCGAAGGTCGCGGCGGTCGAGGCGGCGAAGGAGATCCTGGAGAGGGGCGACACGCTCTTCTCGCAGGGCATCGTCCAGGACTCCGGCAACGAGGAGCTCCTGCACGACCTGCACCTGCTGACGACGAAGCCCTTCCTCTACGTCTTCAACGTCGACGAGGACGAACTGGTCGACGAGGACTTCAAGGCCGAACAGCGTGCCCTGGTCGCCCCCGCCGAGGCGATCTTCCTCAACGCCAAGCTGGAGGCGGACCTCGCCGAGCTGGACGAGGAGGACGCGATGGAGCTCCTGGAGTCGGTCGGCGCCGAGGAGCCCGGCCTCACGACCCTCGCGCGCGTGGGCTTCAAGACCCTCGGCCTCCAGACCTACCTCACGGCCGGCCCCAAGGAATCCCGCGCCTGGACCATCAAGAGGGGCGCCACCGCCCCCGAGGCCGCCGGAGTCATCCACACCGACTTCCAGAAGGGCTTCATCAAGGCGGAGGTCATCTCCTTCGCCGACCTGGTGGAGACCGGATCGGTCGCCGAGGCCCGCGCGAAGGGCAAGGCCCGCATGGAGGGCAAGGAGTACGTCATGCAGGACGGCGACGTCGTGGAGTTCCGGTTCAATGTGTAG
- a CDS encoding 4-hydroxy-3-methylbut-2-enyl diphosphate reductase, whose protein sequence is MTASPGRRRVLLAAPRGYCAGVDRAVIAVEKALEQYGAPVYVRHEIVHNKYVVQTLENKGAIFVERTEEVPPGNIVMFSAHGVAPVVHEEAARGRLATIDATCPLVTKVHKEAVRFAQDDYDILLIGHEGHEEVIGTSGEAPEHIQLVDGPEDVAKVEVRDPSKIVWLSQTTLSVDETMETVDALKEKFPQLISPPSDDICYATQNRQLAVKQMGAEAELVIVVGSRNSSNSKRLVEVAKLAGSREAYLVDFASEIDEAWLEDVTTVGVTSGASVPEVLVEEVLAWLAERGYGDVELVKAAEEHITFSLPKELRRDLRDEAAALVAERGGSGAEGSSGAAPE, encoded by the coding sequence ATGACTGCTTCGCCTGGCCGCCGCCGTGTCCTGCTCGCCGCTCCCCGGGGCTACTGCGCGGGCGTCGACCGTGCCGTGATCGCCGTCGAGAAGGCTCTGGAGCAGTACGGGGCCCCGGTCTACGTCCGCCACGAGATCGTCCACAACAAGTACGTCGTGCAGACCCTGGAGAACAAGGGCGCCATCTTCGTCGAGCGGACGGAGGAGGTCCCGCCGGGCAACATCGTCATGTTCTCCGCGCACGGCGTCGCCCCCGTCGTCCACGAGGAGGCCGCGCGCGGGCGCCTCGCCACCATCGACGCGACCTGCCCGCTGGTCACCAAGGTCCACAAGGAAGCCGTCCGCTTCGCCCAGGACGACTACGACATCCTCCTGATCGGCCACGAGGGCCACGAGGAGGTCATCGGCACCTCCGGAGAGGCCCCCGAGCACATCCAGCTCGTCGACGGCCCCGAGGATGTCGCCAAGGTCGAGGTCCGCGACCCGTCGAAGATCGTGTGGCTCTCCCAGACCACCCTCTCGGTCGACGAGACGATGGAGACCGTCGACGCCCTGAAGGAGAAGTTCCCGCAGCTCATCTCGCCGCCCAGCGACGACATCTGCTACGCCACGCAGAACCGTCAGCTCGCGGTGAAGCAGATGGGCGCGGAGGCGGAGCTGGTGATCGTGGTCGGCTCCCGCAACTCCTCCAACTCCAAGCGGCTCGTCGAGGTCGCCAAGCTCGCCGGCTCCCGCGAGGCCTACCTGGTGGACTTCGCGAGCGAGATCGACGAGGCCTGGCTGGAGGACGTGACGACGGTGGGCGTCACCTCCGGCGCCTCCGTCCCGGAGGTCCTCGTCGAGGAGGTCCTGGCCTGGCTCGCCGAGCGTGGGTACGGGGACGTCGAGCTCGTCAAGGCGGCCGAGGAACACATCACGTTCTCGCTGCCCAAGGAACTCCGGCGTGACCTGCGCGACGAGGCGGCGGCGCTGGTCGCGGAGCGTGGCGGAAGCGGTGCCGAGGGTTCCTCGGGGGCCGCGCCCGAGTGA
- the xseA gene encoding exodeoxyribonuclease VII large subunit encodes MAVNTSADAPLPVGEVSRLIGSWIDRLGAVWVEGQITQLSRRPGAGVVFLTLRDPSHDISVGVTCYRQVFDAVADVVGEGARVVVHAKPEWYAPRGQLSLRAVEIRPVGVGELLARLEQLKKSLAAEGLFAPARKKPLPFLPQLIGLVCGRASAAERDVLENARHRWPAVRFEVRNVAVQGVHAVTQVVQAVKELDALDDVDVIIVARGGGSVEDLLPFSDEQLVRAVAACRTPVVSAIGHEPDNPLLDHVADLRASTPTDAAKKVVPDVGEELERVRMLRGRARRCVEAFVEREERGLTHALARPAIQDPHRMIDERADHVASLVDRTRRTVGHLLDRADSELTHTHARVVALSPAATLKRGYAVLQRTDGHVVRNPGEVTADEVLRARVAEGEFTVSRVDGE; translated from the coding sequence ATGGCTGTGAACACGTCCGCGGACGCCCCGCTGCCCGTCGGCGAGGTCTCGCGGCTCATCGGGAGCTGGATCGACCGGCTCGGCGCGGTGTGGGTCGAGGGGCAGATCACCCAGTTGTCGCGGCGTCCGGGTGCGGGCGTGGTGTTTCTGACGCTGCGGGATCCGTCGCACGACATCTCCGTGGGCGTGACCTGCTACCGGCAGGTCTTCGACGCGGTCGCGGACGTCGTCGGGGAGGGCGCGCGGGTCGTCGTCCACGCGAAGCCGGAGTGGTACGCGCCGCGCGGGCAGTTGTCGCTGCGGGCCGTGGAGATACGGCCCGTGGGCGTCGGGGAACTGCTGGCGCGGCTGGAGCAGTTGAAGAAGTCCCTGGCCGCGGAAGGCCTCTTCGCCCCCGCGCGGAAGAAGCCGCTGCCCTTCCTGCCGCAGCTCATCGGGCTGGTGTGCGGGCGGGCCTCCGCGGCCGAGCGGGACGTCCTGGAGAACGCCCGGCACCGCTGGCCCGCCGTCCGCTTCGAGGTGCGCAACGTCGCCGTCCAGGGCGTGCACGCGGTGACGCAGGTCGTGCAGGCCGTCAAGGAGCTCGACGCGCTCGACGACGTGGACGTGATCATCGTGGCGCGCGGGGGCGGCAGCGTCGAGGACCTGCTGCCCTTCTCGGACGAACAGCTGGTGCGGGCGGTCGCGGCCTGCCGTACGCCGGTCGTCTCGGCGATCGGGCACGAGCCGGACAACCCGCTCCTCGACCATGTGGCCGACCTGCGCGCCTCGACGCCGACCGACGCCGCGAAGAAGGTCGTACCGGACGTCGGCGAGGAGCTGGAGCGGGTGCGGATGCTGCGCGGGCGGGCGCGGCGGTGCGTGGAGGCGTTCGTGGAGCGGGAGGAGCGCGGGCTGACCCACGCGCTCGCGCGGCCCGCGATACAGGATCCGCACCGGATGATCGACGAGCGGGCCGATCACGTCGCCTCGCTCGTCGACCGGACCCGGCGCACGGTCGGCCACCTCCTGGACCGCGCCGACTCCGAGCTGACGCACACGCACGCACGCGTGGTGGCCCTCTCGCCGGCCGCGACGCTGAAGCGGGGGTACGCGGTGCTGCAGCGGACGGACGGGCACGTGGTCCGGAATCCGGGCGAGGTGACGGCCGACGAGGTGCTGCGCGCACGGGTCGCCGAGGGCGAGTTCACCGTGAGCCGGGTCGACGGCGAGTGA
- a CDS encoding exodeoxyribonuclease VII small subunit: MTSRTDEALGYEQARDELIEVVRRLEAGGTTLEESLALWERGEELARVCRRWLEGARARLDAALAEEEGEDKADE, translated from the coding sequence ATGACGAGCAGGACGGACGAGGCGCTCGGGTACGAGCAGGCCCGCGACGAGCTGATCGAGGTCGTACGCCGCCTGGAGGCGGGGGGTACGACGCTGGAGGAGTCCCTCGCCCTCTGGGAGCGCGGCGAGGAACTGGCCAGGGTGTGCCGGCGCTGGCTGGAGGGTGCGCGGGCGCGGCTGGACGCGGCGCTGGCCGAGGAGGAGGGGGAAGACAAAGCGGACGAGTGA
- a CDS encoding DUF6542 domain-containing protein: MPNPRLTGLGGGLFSVALMFGVGFLDQVLFGASPVVYGVLFLPVCLLTALWVRGADLLTAPVVVPIAFAVGLLPVTEGGDVFGERLMGLVTALATQVGWLYGGTLVAALTILTRGLRRAAARRHTANRR, translated from the coding sequence ATGCCGAACCCCCGGCTCACCGGGCTGGGCGGGGGACTCTTCAGCGTGGCGCTGATGTTCGGGGTCGGATTCCTGGACCAGGTGCTGTTCGGGGCCTCGCCGGTGGTGTACGGCGTGCTGTTCCTGCCGGTGTGCCTGCTGACCGCCCTGTGGGTGCGCGGGGCCGACCTGCTGACCGCGCCCGTGGTCGTGCCGATCGCCTTCGCCGTGGGGCTCCTGCCCGTGACGGAGGGCGGAGACGTGTTCGGGGAGCGGCTGATGGGGCTGGTGACGGCACTCGCCACACAGGTCGGCTGGCTGTACGGCGGGACACTCGTGGCGGCCCTGACCATCCTGACCCGCGGACTGCGCCGGGCGGCGGCCCGCCGACACACCGCGAACCGCCGCTAG
- the ppgK gene encoding polyphosphate--glucose phosphotransferase, protein MQIFGVDIGGSGIKGAPVDLDKGDLAQERLKVLTPQPATPEGVADGVKQVVEHFGWTGPVGLTFPGVVTGGSTIRTAANVDKSWIDTDARALFSDRLGGLPVTVVNDADAAGVAEMAFGAGRDRSGTVILLTFGTGIGSALFADGVLVPNTELGHLELHGHDAEKRASSKAKEDGELTWEHWARRVTKYLAHVEMLFSPELFIIGGGVSRKSDRFLHLIEGIKAEIVPAQLQNNAGIVGAAMRAAKAN, encoded by the coding sequence ATGCAGATCTTCGGCGTGGACATCGGTGGATCCGGGATCAAGGGCGCCCCTGTGGACCTGGACAAGGGCGACCTGGCTCAGGAGCGCCTGAAAGTGCTCACTCCGCAACCGGCGACGCCCGAGGGTGTGGCCGACGGAGTGAAGCAGGTCGTGGAGCACTTCGGCTGGACCGGCCCCGTCGGTCTGACCTTCCCCGGCGTGGTCACCGGCGGCTCCACGATCCGTACGGCGGCCAACGTCGACAAGAGCTGGATCGACACGGACGCGCGCGCGTTGTTCAGCGACCGGCTGGGCGGCCTGCCCGTCACGGTGGTCAACGACGCGGACGCGGCGGGCGTCGCCGAAATGGCGTTCGGCGCCGGCCGCGACCGCAGCGGCACGGTGATCCTGCTGACGTTCGGCACGGGCATCGGCAGCGCCCTCTTCGCCGACGGCGTCCTCGTCCCCAACACCGAGCTCGGCCACCTGGAGCTGCACGGGCACGACGCCGAGAAGCGCGCCTCCAGCAAGGCCAAGGAGGACGGCGAGCTGACCTGGGAGCACTGGGCCCGCCGCGTCACGAAGTACCTCGCCCACGTCGAGATGCTCTTCTCGCCCGAGCTGTTCATCATCGGCGGCGGCGTCAGCCGGAAGTCCGACAGGTTCCTGCACCTCATCGAGGGCATCAAGGCGGAGATCGTCCCGGCGCAGTTGCAGAACAACGCGGGCATCGTGGGAGCGGCGATGCGGGCGGCGAAGGCCAACTGA